The genome window TAATACCAATATTTGTAGCTTCAATCATATCTTTAATTTGTTTTCCAACTTCTTTATTTTTTTGAGCGAAATTTATAATTTGAGAGAAAGGGGTTTCTGTTGATTTAGGATTTGAAATTTTTCTTAACAATTCTGATTCCACTTCTTCTTCGATTTCAAAAGCTTTACATATACTTTGAATTTTACGGTACAGCACACTCTTCATAAAAACATAAGCATTTTCAATACTAGTAGGCTCAGGAGCAACAACTAAAATTCCACCATGAGAAAATATAAAAAAATCTAATGTATGGATATGTGTGCCTGCTCCTAAATCCAAAAAAACAAAATCTGCTTCAAGTTCTTGCAATTTTGAAATCAATTTTATTTTTTGGGAACTTTGTGGTTTAATTTGTTGCCAGAATTCTTGTCCACCACCATATAAAGTCAAATTGGGCAGGCAACAAGAAATTCCAGTTTCTTCTAAGGAAGACACATTCCCATGGATAAAATCTGAAATTCCTTTTTGTGGAGTAGGAACTCCTAAGCAAGTATGAAGATTTGCAGCTCCGAGATCTAAGTCCACAACAGAAACTTTGTAGCCAAGAGCAGCTAAACGGACACAAATATTTGCAGATAAAAAACTTTTCCCAATTCCACCTTTTCCACCACCAATCGAAATAATTTGTGGTGTAGGAGAATTTTTTTGTCCTTGTTTTGTTACTTTGTCAGATGAAATTGAAGAGTTTAAATTAACACTGCCGTCATTCATGTTTAAATATTTTTTATCGTTATTATTTTTACTAGAAAAATGCTCGTTAGGAATTTGTTCTGAATTTTCATTATCCGTCGTTTTTTGTGTATTATAATAAGCTTTAATAATACGTTCCGTGAAATCAGAAGAGTCTTTGCTATTTGGTTTAAAAATCCCTTTTGTCACCGTCTTAAGCATATGTCTTTTACCCTGCTTAGATATAAAATTTATTTTATTATCGGATATTTAAGAAAACTTGAGGCGAAAAAATTTGCAGGGCTGAAATTGCATAGTCAAATAAATAAGACGATTTGGAAGAATTATTTTTTCTCGTGTTTTTGTTCTAACTTTGGACCACCTGGAGCAAAGTTTCCATTTTGATCTACTTCTCGCATAATCTTTATACCTTCATTCTTATGGAAAAAATCTCTTCCACTCAATTCTGTTAAAGTAATAGCAAAGAACAGAATCATAAAAAGAACTGCAGAACCAAAAACAAATGAATAGAATTTATCTTCATGAATGAGTTCCATAAAAAATACTGCAACAAGTACTGACTGAATTAAGGCCACTGATAAGATAACAACTAATTTCCAGATACTTGGAATTGGAAGAAAAGATATCCCCACGTTAACAAAGATCATTATAAATAGAACGGTAAAGATTGCCAAATATAGTTTTACTGGCAACAATCCATGTCCGCCGTTATTACTTCCTGAATTATTTTCTGAATTACTTTTTGAAGTAAAATGATTTTGGTTTTTAAACATTATCAACTCCTAATTTCTTACTTCGCAAGATAAAGTAATGGAAATAAAAATATCCAGACAATATCAACAAGGTGCCAAAATAAACTCGTATTTTCTAAAGAAACATAGTTCTCTGAATTAAATTCACCTCTAGCAGCCCGAATAAGCATCCAAGTCATTAAGCCTAAACCTACAACAATATGTAATCCGTGCATACCCGTCATAACGTAGTATAAGCCAAAAAAGATATGCGCTAGAGGATTTTGTATTTCAGCTTCAGCAATTGGATGAAAATATTTACCTGGGTAATAGCCTTCATGAAAGTGCATACCCCATTCTGTCATTTTAATAATTAAAAACATCAATCCACAAATCATAGTGGCCACTAAAAATTTAATAGTACCACTTCTATTATTAGAACGTGCAGATCTTACACATAAACTCATGGTTAAAGAACTTACTAAAAGAATAACACTATTTATAGTCCCTAATTTCCAATCCATTGAGGTTTGCGCTTCTGCAACCATTTCAGGATACATGTATCTAACAAAACCAAAAGCACAAAATAATCCTGAAAAGAATAGAAGCTCTTGCGCCATAAAAACCC of Pigmentibacter sp. JX0631 contains these proteins:
- a CDS encoding P-loop NTPase, which produces MLKTVTKGIFKPNSKDSSDFTERIIKAYYNTQKTTDNENSEQIPNEHFSSKNNNDKKYLNMNDGSVNLNSSISSDKVTKQGQKNSPTPQIISIGGGKGGIGKSFLSANICVRLAALGYKVSVVDLDLGAANLHTCLGVPTPQKGISDFIHGNVSSLEETGISCCLPNLTLYGGGQEFWQQIKPQSSQKIKLISKLQELEADFVFLDLGAGTHIHTLDFFIFSHGGILVVAPEPTSIENAYVFMKSVLYRKIQSICKAFEIEEEVESELLRKISNPKSTETPFSQIINFAQKNKEVGKQIKDMIEATNIGIIMNQVRTKEDRDLGESMSVICNRYFGFSAQFLGSTRYDDAVWKSVRVRRPLIIDYPLSTIAVNINHITDRIIKMFADNQGKEKAG
- a CDS encoding cytochrome c oxidase subunit 3 family protein, with amino-acid sequence MTDHNTNHPKYHAHHFKTMDQQTAAGKLGMWVFMAQELLFFSGLFCAFGFVRYMYPEMVAEAQTSMDWKLGTINSVILLVSSLTMSLCVRSARSNNRSGTIKFLVATMICGLMFLIIKMTEWGMHFHEGYYPGKYFHPIAEAEIQNPLAHIFFGLYYVMTGMHGLHIVVGLGLMTWMLIRAARGEFNSENYVSLENTSLFWHLVDIVWIFLFPLLYLAK